Proteins encoded together in one Lagopus muta isolate bLagMut1 chromosome 3, bLagMut1 primary, whole genome shotgun sequence window:
- the CDH19 gene encoding cadherin-19 isoform X3 — protein MKWADVMTFLVSCMMPTYFHSQASIPIGTSVTQVTATDGDDPSYGNNARLLYSLIQGQPYFSVEPKTGVIRMASQMDRETKDQYLVVIQAKDMVGQAGAFSTTATVTINLSDVNDNPPKFQQRLYYLNVSEEAPVGTTVGRLLAEDSDIGENAAMNYFIEEDSSDVFGIITDRETQEGIILLKKRVDYESKRKHSVRVKAVNRYIDDHFLKEGPFEDITIVQISVVDADEPPVFTSESYVMEIAEGAVSGSLVGTVSARDLDNDDSPVRYSIVQGMHLKRLFSINEHNGTIITTEPLDREKTSWHNITVTATETRNPEKISEANVYIQVLDVNDHAPEFPKYYETFVCENAVPGQLIQSISAVDKDDSAESHQFYFSLAQEATNNSRFTVKDNQDNTAGIFTAVSGFSRQEQFYFFLPILILDNGSPPLTSTNTLTVTVCDCDTEVNTLYCRYGAFLYSIGLSTEALVAVLACLLILLVFFSAIIGIRQQRKKTLFPEKVEEFRENIVRYDDEGGGEEDTEAFDISALRTRTVLRTHKPRKKITTEIHSLYRQSLQVGPDSAIFRQFISEKLEEANTDPSAPPYDSLQTYAFEGTGSLAGSLSSLGSNMSDADQNYEYLVGWGPHFKQLAGMYASQRSTRD, from the exons gtACTTCTGTTACACAGGTAACAGCTACAGATGGTGATGATCCTTCTTATGGGAATAATGCCCGGCTTCTTTACAGTCTCATTCAGGGTCAGCCTTATTTCTCTGTGGAGCCAAAGACAG gagtCATCAGAATGGCTTCCCAAAtggacagagaaacaaaagatcAGTATTTGGTTGTCATCCAGGCCAAAGATATGGTTGGACAAGCAGGAGCATTTTCAACAACGGCCACTGTTACCATCAACCTCTCTGACGTCAATGATAATCCACCCAAATTTCAGCAGA GACTCTACTATTTGAACGTCTCTGAGGAAGCTCCTGTGGGCACTACTGTAGGCAGACTCCTGGCAGAAGACAGCGACATAGGGGAGAATGCAGCCATGAACTATTTCATTGAGGAAGACAGTTCAGATGTTTTTGGCATCATTACTGACAGGGAAACTCAGGAAGGAATTATCTTACTAAAAAAG agagtggaTTATGAGAGCAAGAGGAAACATAGTGTTAGAGTAAAAGCTGTAAACAGGTACATTGATGACCATTTCCTGAAAGAAGGACCATTTGAAGACATAACTATTGTACAAATCAGTGTGGTAGATGCTGATGAACCTCCAGTTTTCACTTCGGAGAGCTATGTGATGGAGATTGCTGAAGGAGCTGTAAGTGGCTCATTGGTAGGAACTGTATCTGCAAGAGATCTGGACAATGATGACAGCCCAGTCAG gTATTCTATTGTCCAAGGCATGCATTTAAAGAGATTGTTCAGCATCAATGAACACAATGGAACAATCATTACAACTGAACCTCTGGACCGAGAGAAAACTTCTTGGCACAACATAACTGTTACAGCCACAGAAACTA GAAATCCTGAaaaaatttcagaagcaaatgtaTATATCCAAGTTCTTGATGTAAATGACCATGCACCAGAATTTCCTAAATATTATGAAACATTTGTTTGTGAAAATGCAGTACCAGGTCAG CTAATTCAGAGCATCAGTGCAGTGGACAAAGATGACTCAGCAGAAAGTCACCAATTTTACTTCTCGTTGGCTCAGGAGGCCACAAACAACTCGCGTTTTACTGTCAAAGATAATCAAG ATAACACAGCTGGAATTTTCACAGCAGTAAGTGGCTTCAGTAGACAAgagcagttttatttcttcttgccAATCTTAATTCTGGATAATGGATCTCCACCACTTACAAGCACAAATACACTCACTGTCACTGTCTGTGACTGTGATACTGAAGTGAACACCTTATACTGTCGTTATGGAGCTTTCCTGTATTCCATAGGCCTCAGCACAGAAGCTTTAGTTGCTGTTTTGGCTTGCCTACTAATACTCCTGG TGTTCTTTTCAGCGATTATAGGCATaagacagcagaggaagaagactCTCTTTCCAGAGAAAGTGGAAGAATTCAGAGAGAACATTGTCAGGTATGATGATGAAGGAGGTGGTGAGGAGGACACAGAAGCTTTTGACATTTCAGCACTGAGGACACGCACTGTCTTGAGAACACACAAACCTCGAAAGAAAATCACCACAGAAATCCACAGTCTCTACAGACAGTCTCTGCAGGTTGGTCCTGATAGTGCTATTTTCAGgcaattcatttcagaaaagcttgAAGAAGCCAATACAGACCCTAGTGCTCCTCCATATGACTCACTTCAGACATATGCATTTGAGGGCACTggctctttagcaggatctcTCAGCTCCTTAGGCTCAAATATGTCAGATGCAGATCAAAATTATGAATACCTTGTAGGCTGGGGACCTCACTTTAAACAGCTTGCAGGCATGTATGCTTCCCAAAGGAGTACTAGAGATTAG